A part of Cryptococcus neoformans var. neoformans JEC21 chromosome 4 sequence genomic DNA contains:
- a CDS encoding Nuclear elongation and deformation protein 1, putative codes for MQYLSKAYNYYSGINPATLSGAIDVIVVRHVDTEGTVTLSSSPFHVRFGKLQVLRAAEKRVTIRLPNNLPAPHVAPFHMKVGETGEAFFVVETDEQVPADLLTSPVVMPTESEVPPSPPLSGEHPPEEEHLESLTQEPFGDTEQKVPHESPLGEVDFLDLNASPPGTPNKRRGDDQQEKHTAANISNSLTKSSLLGTASTLLPSPLKPSPSKYPDNSPPPPPARQPSIDDGIPNGNDESLAKQSSHPVVSNTNDEPNPMQARPGEKTSLPLRDLKLEKLKSDSHNATASVNATRGEEGLPKVKAGQGEGPEVVYGKDVVLDMDGYHSSTNADGSASENEQDGSVEAFIQDLLASIQPAALAMDGRPKPRKSKSADTEVPSSRSDEDEDEDEDEDAHTPVEYSPGQGLSSARQPLPVSNPRNRPPTRSRLDRGQSEPPQLQSQDDLSRSPDRGAKAAMEMEWDWGRRKPLGGNGEIDEGGSTSIGRPPLGRLKNVEENPYMFVLEVGKRTHMFELALCEEWGHNSTEASQEAAFIKNRLTFQTFIESPTVVDDVNIILRYNELFFTWSTGYRLLYALAMYRRALVPPSASPSSPTLPEMSLSGLGAGEQRRRSDSRVETGEGTQRQSGYGWSRWWRRGQSSGASAPQGPPSVPGQEPPREPKTETAPARTTPVPGTPATDVQGQDKEGGVPGGTETEAGTRAGLQGEDEKVLPVEGVKNYAKTLRLSSEQLQQLHLKPGPNTVQFSVTSSYSGLATCAARIFLWEETDQIVISDIDGTITKSDALGHVFAAIGRDWTHLGIAKLYTDIGNNGYKILYLTSRAIGQADTTREYLKSIAQGQYRMPEGPVLMSPDRLMASLHREVIMRKPELFKMACLRDIQRLFGSQAKEAFYAGFGNRITDAMSYRSVGIDTSKIYTIDSTGVVRTELLQAAGHRGSYIQLNDLVNEVFPPVSTKFKPEYTDFNYWRDPVPDIPLPDFSPPSPALSARSDTSGRLSVLGKIAGIGRRSSRATIGHAHSPSSASMSGASASQIDASSRPSSPLIAPSVTSDDLSEVEDGEGEGDEQRSLSNMPGSFEDDRGKYLNDPFFAPQDHGPQSRSSRSPGGKEGRRGKEEEEGEEGHEGGDSYSYDDDAIFDDDILAAGEMQHVPF; via the exons ATGCAGTATCTCTCCAAAGCTTACAACTACT ACTCTGGCATAAATCCTGCAACTCTTTCAGGTGCTATCGATGTCATCGTCGTCCGACATGTCGACACTGAGGGCACAGtcactctctcctcttcgccgTTTCATGTCCGTTTTGGCAAGCTTCAAGTCTTGCGAGCAGCAGAAAAGCGGGTTACTATAAGACTGCCGAATAATCTTCCTGCACCTCATGTGGCTCCGTTTCATATGAAAGTTGGCGAGACGGGAGAGGCGTTCTTCGTGGTGGAGACGGACGAACAGGTGCCAGCGGATTTGTTGACAAGCCCGGTTGTCATGCCTACCGAA TCTGAAGTGCCGCCTTCACCGCCCTTGTCGGGTGAGCATCCtccggaagaagaacatcTGGAATCATTAACGCAAGAGCCGTTTGGCGATACCGAGCAGAAAGTCCCACATGAATCGCCGCTTGGTGAAGTCGACTTTCTGGATCTCAATGCATCGCCTCCTGGAACCCCGAATAAGCGAAGGGGAGATGATCAGCAAGAAAAGCATACGGCTGCCAACATCTCAAACTCTTTGACCAAGTCCTCTCTCCTCGGTACCGCTTCGACTCTCCTCCCTAGTCCTTTGAAACCCTCACCGTCCAAATATCCCGATAATAGCCCACCACCGCCTCCTGCCCGTCAGCCGTCCATTGATGACGGTATCCCCAATGGCAACGACGAATCTTTAGCCAAGCAGTCCTCTCACCCTGTTGTGTCCAATACCAACGACGAACCAAACCCCATGCAAGCACGCCCGGGAGAGAAAACCAGTCTCCCCCTGCGCGACCTCAAACTTGAAAAGCTCAAATCGGATAGTCACAACGCTACAGCTAGTGTAAATGCGACgcgaggggaagaaggcttgCCAAAAGTCAAGGCAGGCCAAGGAGAGGGCCCAGAAGTGGTGTATGGCAAGGATGTGGTTCTCGATATGGATGGCTATCATTCTTCAACCAATGCGGATGGGTCGGCATCGGAGAATGAGCAAGATGGTTCTGTGGAGGCGTTTATCCAGGATCTCTTGGCTTCTATCCAGCCGGCAGCATTGGCGATGGACGGCCGACCAAAACCTAGAAAGTCCAAATCGGCGGATACAGAGGTGCCTTCCTCCAGAAgcgatgaagacgaggacgaggatgaagatgaagatgcacATACCCCTGTAGAATATTCCCCAGGACAAGgtctctcttctgctcGGCAGCCTTTACCTGTCTCGAACCCCCGTAACCGGCCACCCACACGCAGTCGGCTTGACCGTGGTCAGTCTGAACCGCCCCAATTACAATCGCAAGATGACCTCTCCCGGTCGCCTGATCGAGGCGCTAAAGCCGCAATGGAGATGGAGTGGGATTGGGGACGCCGCAAACCTCTCGGTGGTAACGGTGAGATAGACGAGGGAGGTTCAACCAGTATTGGAAGGCCACCACTAGGCAGATTGAAGAACGTGGAGGAAAATCCGTACATGTTTGTATTAGAAGTAGGTAAGAGAACGCACATGTTTGAGCTTGCTCTTTGTGAAGAATGGGGACACAACTCTACT GAGGCGTCTCAAGAAGCCGCTTTCATCAAGAATCGTCTAACCTTTCAAACTTTCATCGAATCTCCTACTGTTGTGGATGACGTCAACATCATCCTACGATACAATGAACTCTTTTTCACCTGGTCCACGGGTTATCGCTTGTTATACGCCCTTGCCATGTATCGCCGAGCCCTCGTACCTCCCTCAGCCTCGCCGAGCTCGCCCACTTTACCAGAAATGTCGTTATCAGGCCTGGGCGCTGGGGAGCAACGCAGGCGGTCCGATAGTCGAGTAGAGACAGGGGAAGGAACGCAAAGACAGAGTGGGTATGGATGGtcgagatggtggaggaggggacAAAGTTCGGGCGCTAGTGCTCCGCAAGGACCACCTTCCGTGCCAGGGCAAGAGCCGCCCCGGGAACCGAAGACTGAAACCGCACCGGCTCGTACAACACCTGTCCCCGGTACGCCCGCTACAGATGTGCAGGGTCAAGataaagaaggaggggttCCCGGTGGGACCGAAACCGAAGCTGGGACCCGTGCCGGTCTTCagggggaagatgaaaaagtTTTACCAGTTGAAGGGGTAAAGAATTACGCAAAGACTTTGCGACTGTCATCTGAGCAACTT CAACAACTTCATCTCAAGCCTGGACCAAACACTGTTCAGTTTTCAGTCACCTCTTCTTACTCTGGCCTGGCCACGTGCGCTGCGAGGATATTTTTATGGGAGGAGACCGATCAGATTGTCATCTCAGACATTGACGGTACGATCACCAA ATCTGACGCCTTGGGCCACGTTTTTGCCGCCATCGGACGTGACTGGACTCATCTCGGTATCGCCAAGCTCTACACTGATATTGGCAACAACGGTTACAAGATCCTTTACCTCACTTCGCGCGCAATCGGGCAGGCGGATACGACGAGAGAGTATTTGAAGAGCATTGCGCAGGGGCAGTATAGGATGCCTGAGGGTCCGGTGTTAATGAGCCCTGATAGGCTAATGGCGAGTCTACATCG TGAGGTGATCATGCGCAAACCAGAACTCTTCAAGATGGCCTGTCTCCGAGATATTCAACGTTTATTTGGATCCCAAGCTAAAGAAGCATTTTATGCTGGATTCGGCAATAGGATCACCGATGCGATGAGTTACAGGAGTGTAGGGATCGACACATCCAAGATCTACACGATTGATTCGACAGGTGTCGTGAGAACAGAGCTGCTGCAGGCCGCGGGACATAGGGGTAGCTATATCCAGCTT AACGATCTCGTCAATGAAGTCTTCCCCCCTGTATCTACCAAATTTAAACCCGAATATACCGATTTTAATTACTGGCGCGATCCTGTGCCCGACATACCTCTACCAGACTTTTCCCCGCCTTCCCCAGCTCTGTCTGCTAGGTCAGACACATCCGGTCGTTTGAGTGTCCTGGGCAAGATTGCTGGGATCGGACGGCGTTCGTCAAGGGCTACGATTGGGCATGCTCATAGCCCGAGCTCTGCAAGTATGAGCGGTGCTTCAGCATCACAGATAGATGCTTCCAGCCGGCCATCAAGCCCACTCATAGCCCCGAGCGTGACGAGCGATGACCTGAgtgaggttgaggatggcgaaggggaaggggatgagCAGAGGAGCTTGAGTAACATGCCGGGATCGTTTGAAGATGACCGAGGAAAGTACTTGAATGATCCTTTTTTTGCACCCCAAGATCATGGCCCGCAATCGCGTTCGTCCCGCTCACCGGGAGGTAAGGaaggacgacgaggaaaagaggaggaagaaggcgaggaggggCATGAAGGAGGCGATTCTTATTCTTATGATGACGACGCAATTTTCGATGATGACATTCTGGCTGCTGGCGAGATGCAGCATGTGCCGTTCTAA